One stretch of Arachis duranensis cultivar V14167 chromosome 1, aradu.V14167.gnm2.J7QH, whole genome shotgun sequence DNA includes these proteins:
- the LOC107482622 gene encoding pentatricopeptide repeat-containing protein At5g15280, mitochondrial, with translation MPSNLNAPLSLSTLRHRRHPHLNRFFSYFFSSSPPPSRSSVTSTTQNTQLHVSTVDFHGLAGSILSKCSLSNNHTKPSLKDLLLDVSTVIPEITRKFWKLPQLDPQNVLQLLVGYQSECARVGVHVEKVGMLREADGLLFELEGEGISLDNHEIFSYLIEGYVDMKELERSVFVYDFMRGRGMIPLRLCYHVLVDLLVRMKRTELAFRVSVDMLDFCGKLNCAEVKTLENLVILLCGNGKILEARNIVKKVLPFNPEVSRFVFDEIAFAYCEKKDFNDLLSFFVEVKRVPSVVAANRVINSLCSSYNVKMAGFFMQELENIGFKLDEVTYGILIGWSCREGNMKNSMNYLSLMLSEGLVPRIYTYNALISGLFQVGLLEHARHILDEMMDRGTPPDISTFRVLIAGYCRSRRFDLVKSLIHEMDSGGFIELSSMENPLSRAFTVLGFNPLNVRLKRDNDRKLSNTEFYDDIGNGLYLDTDVDEYENHIAHILEESMVPKFSSSVRKECSNNNLKRAFVLVEEMLRWGQELLLPDFSMLVKQLCSSRSQIKSVVNILGSIPRSANKLDSETLNLVVQAYIKKGLLCKAKALLDEMFENKIHIKNEIYTAILLTLWKKGNMKELNYYWNNACRNQWSPGLAEFKQLLVSICHRKMLGKALQLLEVMLLSYPSLRLDICHVFLEVLSTTGLSNVALLVLEELPHCFMLDRARYNKLIRGLCNEGKFSLAFMLLDDMLDRNLHPCLDVSVLLIPQLCKADRHEKAIALKDIIVKEQPSFSHDVHCALIHGFCKMGNIRKADTLFRDMLCNGLIPDGKLCNILIQGHCQGKDLRKVDELLGAAIRKNLELSHSSYKHLVQLMCMKGRVQFALSLKNLVLAQCPLDDLIIYNILVFHLLSAGNSFIVEKILTEMEEKKIILDEVSYDFLVYGFWHCKDVSSALHYLTTMISKGLKPSKRSLRKVISSLCDAGELQKALELSQDMRVRGWTHDSVVQTTITESFLSCGKIQEAETFLDRMEAESLTPDNINYDYLIKCFCQNGRLNKAVHLLNIMVKKSNIPSSLSYDSIIRAFCARNELNDALDFYSEMLNRSLAPRIDTMEMLVDSFCQDGRTEQAEQLLSAMIRRGETPTREMYGAVIKSYRNEKNLGKASYLMQAMQDSGYEPDFETHWSLISNLSNVKAKDSDNSRGFLSRLLSKSGFLKKK, from the exons ATGCCATCAAATTTGAAtgctcctctctctctctccactcTCCGACACCGCCGCCACCCACACTTGAACCGCTTCTTTTCTTACTTCTTTTCTTCATCACCACCACCTTCACGCTCCTCCGTCACCTCAACAACCCAAAACACCCAACTACACGTATCAACGGTTGATTTTCACGGCCTCGCTGGTTCCATTTTGTCCAAGTGTTCCCTTTCAAATAATCATACCAAACCTTCCCTGAAGGACCTTCTTTTGGATGTGTCCACTGTCATCCCTGAAATTACCAGGAAGTTCTGGAAGCTTCCTCAGTTGGATCCTCAAAATGTGCTTCAATTATTGGTTGGTTATCAATCTGAGTGTGCCAGAGTTGGGGTTCATGTCGAAAAG GTTGGGATGCTTAGAGAAGCTGATGGCTTGTTATTTGAATTGGAGGGTGAAGGAATTTCATTGGATAATCATGAGATTTTCAGTTATCTGATTGAAGGGTATGTTGACATGAAAGAATTAGAAAGGTCTGTTTTTGTGTATGATTTTATGAGGGGTCGCGGTATGATTCCTTTAAGGTTGTGTTACCATGTTCTTGTTGATCTTTTGGTGAGAATGAAGAGAACAGAGCTTGCATTCAGGGTTTCAGTTGATATGCTGGATTTCTGTGGCAAATTGAATTGTGCTGAGGTGAAAACGTTGGAGAATTTGGTGATACTACTTTGTGGCAATGGAAAGATTCTGGAAGCAAGGAACATTGTCAAGAAGGTGTTGCCTTTCAATCCTGAGGTTAGTCGCTTCGTTTTCGATGAGATTGCTTTTGCATACTGTGAGAAGAAGGACTTCAATGATTTGCTTAGTTTCTTTGTCGAAGTAAAGCGTGTCCCGAGTGTAGTGGCTGCCAATAGAGTTATAAATTCTTTGTGCAGCAGCTATAATGTAAAAATGGCAGGATTTTTCATGCAAGAACTTGAAAACATAGGCTTTAAACTTGATGAAGTAACATATGGGATATTAATTGGTTGGAGTTGTCGCGAAGGGAACATGAAAAACTCTATGAATTATTTGTCTCTTATGCTATCAGAAGGCTTGGTGCCGCGCATATATACTTATAACGCTCTTATAAGTGGGTTGTTTCAAGTAGGCCTGTTAGAGCATGCTCGTCACATTCTTGATGAGATGATGGATAGGGGGACGCCGCCTGATATTTCCACCTTCAGAGTACTTATAGCGGGGTATTGTAGGTCTAGACGGTTTGATCTAGTGAAAAGTTTGATTCATGAGATGGATAGTGGTGGTTTTATTGAACTTTCGTCAATGGAGAATCCACTTTCCAGGGCATTTACCGTTTTGGGATTTAACCCTTTGAACGTGAGGTTGAAACGAGACAATGACAGGAAACTTTCAAATACAGAGTTCTATGATGATATTGGAAATGGACTTTACTTGGATACAGATGTTGATGAGTATGAGAACCACATTGCTCACATTCTTGAAGAATCCATGGTACCGAAATTTAGTTCATCTGTCAGGAAGGAGTGTAGCAATAATAACTTGAAAAGGGCATTTGTTTTGGTTGAAGAAATGCTTCGTTGGGGGCAAGAGCTGTTGCTGCCAGACTTTTCAATGTTAGTGAAACAACTTTGTTCATCTCGGTCACAAATCAAATCAGTGGTCAATATTCTGGGCAGCATTCCACGGTCTGCAAATAAACTTGACTCGGAAACTCTTAATTTGGTTGTACAGGCATACATCAAGAAGGGCTTGCTATGCAAAGCAAAAGCTTTGTTGGATGAAatgtttgaaaacaaaattcacaTCAAGAATGAGATATATACTGCCATATTATTAACTTTATGGAAGAAAGGAAATATGAAGGAGCTTAATTATTACTGGAACAATGCTTGTAGAAATCAATGgtcgccaggattggcagaattCAAACAACTTCTTGTCTCTATTTGCCATCGGAAAATGCTTGGGAAAGCATTACAACTTCTTGAGGTCATGCTGCTATCATACCCTTCACTAAGGTTAGATATATGTCATGTATTTTTAGAAGTGCTTTCTACCACAGGTCTTTCAAATGTTGCACTTCTAGTGTTAGAAGAGCTACCACATTGTTTCATGTTGGATCGTGCTAGATACAATAAACTTATCAGAGGCCTTTGCAATGAGGGGAAATTTTCTCTAGCCTTTATGCTGTTGGACGATATGCTAGATAGAAATTTGCATCCCTGTTTGGATGTTTCAGTCTTGTTAATCCCTCAATTGTGTAAAGCTGATAGACATGAAAAAGCTATTGCATTAAAAGATATCATTGTAAAAGAGCAGCCATCCTTTTCTCATGATGTTCATTGTGCATTGATACACGGATTTTGTAAGATGGGAAACATTAGGAAAGCTGACACCTTGTTCCGGGATATGTTGTGCAACGGTCTAATTCCGGATGGTAAACTTTGTAACATCCTTATTCAGGGTCACTGCCAAGGTAAGGATTTGAGGAAAGTGGATGAGCTTCTTGGTGCTGCAATAAGAAAGAATTTGGAGCTGTCGCACTCAAGTTACAAACACTTGGTCCAATTGATGTGCATGAAGGGTAGAGTACAATTTGCTCTGAGCTTAAAGAACCTCGTTCTTGCTCAATGTCCACTTGATGACCTTATCATATATAACATTCTTGTTTTCCATCTTCTGTCTGCCGGAAACAGTTTCATTGTTGAGAAAATTCTAACCGAaatggaagagaagaagattatACTCGATGAAGTCAGTTATGATTTTCTTGTGTATGGTTTCTGGCACTGTAAAGATGTGTCTAGTGCTCTGCATTATCTTACTACCATGATTTCGAAGGGACTTAAACCAAGCAAGCGCAGCTTGAGAAAGGTAATAAGCAGCTTGTGTGACGCCGGGGAACTGCAGAAGGCCTTAGAATTGAGTCAAGACATGAGAGTAAGAGGCTGGACACATGATTCTGTCGTTCAAACAACTATTACAGAGAGCTTTCTTTCTTGTGGGAAGATACAAGAAGCCGAAACGTTTTTGGACAGGATGGAAGCGGAATCTCTGACTCCCGATAATATCAATTATGATTACCTTATCAAGTGTTTTTGCCAAAATGGAAGATTGAACAAGGCAGTTCATCTTTTGAACATAATGGTGAAGAAAAGTAACATTCCATCTTCCCTCAGTTATGATTCTATAATTCGTGCATTTTGTGCACGAAATGAACTGAATGATGCTTTGGATTTTTACTCTGAGATGTTGAATCGAAGTCTTGCACCAAGAATCGACACAATGGAGATGCTTGTTGACAGCTTCTGTCAAGATGGGAGGACAGAACAGGCAGAACAGTTACTATCAGCCATGATTCGAAGAGGCGAAACTCCGACCAGAGAAATGTATGGTGCTGTAATTAAGAGTTATCGCAACGAAAAGAATCTTGGGAAGGCATCATATCTCATGCAAGCTATGCAGGACAGTGGTTATGAGCCTGACTTTGAGACACATTGGTCTCTCATAAGCAACCTCAGCAATGTCAAAGCAAAGGACTCGGATAACAGTAGGGGATTTTTATCAAGGCTTCTTTCTAAGAGTGGTTTTCTTAAAAAGAAATGA